In one Mucilaginibacter ginsenosidivorax genomic region, the following are encoded:
- a CDS encoding RNA polymerase sigma factor, with protein MANKEAAFKEIYAANSKKIFHLCYGYTGDDDAANDLLQETFLKVWQNLDKFRNQAMISTWIYRIAVNTCLTYLRSEKRQAKDELTEQIAETKREEFSEKNEQVALLYKCISKLEESERIIITLVLDEVPYPEIAEVSGISEGNLRVKIYRIKQKLTELYNQYERL; from the coding sequence GTGGCCAACAAAGAAGCAGCATTCAAGGAAATTTATGCAGCTAATTCTAAAAAGATTTTCCATTTGTGCTATGGTTATACCGGCGACGATGACGCCGCGAACGACCTGCTACAAGAAACTTTTTTGAAAGTATGGCAAAACCTCGATAAATTTCGCAACCAGGCCATGATCTCTACCTGGATCTATCGTATTGCCGTAAACACCTGCTTAACCTACCTGCGATCGGAGAAGCGACAGGCAAAAGACGAGCTTACCGAACAAATAGCTGAAACTAAACGAGAGGAATTTTCTGAAAAGAATGAGCAGGTTGCTTTACTATACAAATGCATATCAAAACTGGAGGAATCGGAAAGAATTATAATAACATTGGTACTTGATGAAGTACCATATCCCGAAATAGCAGAAGTTTCGGGAATATCGGAGGGAAATCTGAGGGTGAAAATTTATCGTATAAAACAAAAGTTAACAGAATTATATAACCAGTATGAAAGACTTTGA
- a CDS encoding 7-carboxy-7-deazaguanine synthase QueE, with protein MAHQIPDDGTLLPLMEEFYTIQGEGYNTGKAAYFIRLGGCDVGCHWCDVKESWDAELHPLTAADQIVANASVHPSKAVVVTGGEPLIYNLDYLTTQLHERGIKTFIETSGAYPLSGDWDWICLSPKKFKAPTPQVAEHAHELKVIVFNKSDFEWAEYHAKMVSPDCKLYLQPEWSKSKEMTPLIVDYVMNNPQWEISLQTHKYLNIP; from the coding sequence ATGGCACACCAAATTCCAGATGATGGCACGCTGCTTCCTTTAATGGAAGAGTTTTATACAATACAGGGCGAAGGATACAACACCGGCAAAGCCGCTTATTTTATCCGCCTTGGCGGCTGCGATGTTGGCTGCCATTGGTGCGATGTAAAGGAAAGCTGGGATGCTGAACTACATCCGCTTACAGCTGCCGATCAGATTGTTGCCAACGCATCCGTACATCCTTCAAAGGCAGTTGTGGTAACCGGCGGAGAACCGTTGATTTATAACCTTGATTATTTAACCACCCAGCTGCATGAGCGGGGAATAAAAACCTTTATTGAAACTTCTGGTGCCTACCCCCTATCCGGCGATTGGGACTGGATTTGCCTGTCGCCCAAAAAATTCAAAGCGCCAACACCGCAGGTTGCCGAACATGCTCATGAGTTAAAGGTAATTGTTTTTAACAAATCGGATTTTGAATGGGCCGAGTACCACGCAAAAATGGTATCGCCTGATTGTAAACTGTATTTACAGCCCGAATGGTCAAAATCAAAAGAAATGACGCCGCTTATTGTTGACTATGTGATGAACAATCCGCAATGGGAAATTTCGTTGCAAACGCATAAATACCTGAATATTCCGTAA
- a CDS encoding dicarboxylate/amino acid:cation symporter has translation MQKKSKLTLYIFIALIAGVIVGYIYNTNVINKINSNISVADARIKAIDKNLLSSADTTTEAFKSIKKLRQTEVKAQQENSTLREDKLEGFNILSKIFLNLIKMIVAPLVFTTLVVGVAKVGDIKAVGRIGGKTMLWFVSATLVSLLLGMLLVNLFEPGKTMHLPLPDSHLSTGIKKSALSLTEFIGHVFPSSFIKSMADNEILQIVVFSLFFGIATAAIGEQGKIVIKAMDAIAHVILKITGYVMKLAPVAVFGAITAVIAKQGLGVLSTYGIFIGEFYFSLVLLWLIIISAGFIVLRKPVFRLINNIKDAMLIAFSTSTSEAAYPKVLLELERFGCSNKIVSFVLPLGYSFNLDGSMMYMTFASLFLAQSYDIHLSFGHQLSMLLVLMLTSKGVAGVPRASLVVIAGTLSMFNIPEAGLFLLIGIDPLLDMGRSATNVLGNAMATAVVSKWEGELDGKQVERNADI, from the coding sequence ATGCAAAAAAAAAGCAAGCTTACGCTGTACATTTTTATAGCGCTTATCGCCGGTGTAATAGTTGGTTATATATACAACACCAACGTAATTAATAAAATTAATTCCAATATCAGTGTAGCCGATGCGCGTATTAAAGCTATCGATAAAAATCTCTTATCATCGGCAGATACTACTACAGAGGCCTTTAAATCCATAAAAAAACTGAGGCAGACTGAGGTAAAAGCCCAGCAGGAAAACAGCACCTTAAGGGAAGATAAACTGGAAGGCTTCAATATTTTAAGCAAGATTTTCCTGAATTTGATAAAGATGATTGTGGCGCCGCTGGTGTTTACAACGCTGGTAGTTGGCGTGGCAAAAGTAGGCGATATTAAAGCAGTAGGCCGGATAGGCGGCAAAACCATGCTTTGGTTTGTTAGTGCCACTTTAGTGTCGTTGTTATTAGGAATGCTGTTGGTAAACCTGTTTGAGCCTGGTAAAACCATGCACCTGCCATTGCCAGACAGCCATTTAAGTACCGGCATCAAAAAATCGGCACTGTCATTAACCGAATTTATCGGGCATGTGTTCCCCTCAAGCTTTATTAAATCAATGGCTGATAACGAGATATTGCAGATTGTGGTGTTCTCTTTGTTTTTCGGTATAGCCACGGCGGCTATAGGTGAGCAGGGTAAAATAGTTATTAAAGCTATGGATGCCATTGCCCATGTGATATTAAAGATAACGGGCTATGTAATGAAGCTGGCACCTGTTGCCGTATTTGGCGCTATAACAGCGGTGATTGCAAAGCAGGGTTTAGGTGTTTTATCCACTTATGGCATATTTATTGGCGAATTTTACTTTTCATTGGTGTTGCTTTGGCTTATCATTATATCAGCAGGTTTTATTGTTTTACGCAAGCCGGTGTTCAGACTGATTAATAACATAAAAGATGCTATGCTTATTGCATTCAGCACTTCAACCAGTGAGGCTGCTTATCCAAAAGTATTGTTAGAACTGGAGCGTTTTGGTTGCAGCAACAAAATTGTGAGTTTCGTATTACCATTGGGGTACTCATTTAATTTGGATGGTAGCATGATGTATATGACCTTTGCATCATTATTTCTGGCGCAATCGTACGATATTCATTTATCGTTCGGGCACCAGTTGTCTATGCTGTTGGTGCTGATGCTTACAAGCAAAGGGGTAGCCGGCGTGCCAAGGGCATCTTTAGTTGTTATTGCAGGAACGCTATCAATGTTTAATATCCCTGAGGCGGGATTGTTCTTGCTGATCGGAATTGATCCATTACTGGATATGGGCAGATCAGCAACTAATGTGTTGGGTAATGCAATGGCGACGGCGGTGGTTAGTAAGTGGGAAGGGGAATTAGATGGTAAACAAGTGGAACGAAATGCAGACATATAA
- a CDS encoding OmpA family protein, which yields MRIITVFALFLFISATAWSQQRQYSTKNSEAIKYFAQAGQNLDEHYYDDAIENLQKAIAEDSKFVEAHAQLADVLKMRHLYKQAIEEYLKVIQLNPEFNRSIYLRIGETEIFEAKYPQAQQHLEKYLTYPDLTPQNNALAQKLIADTKFSIQALQHPVPFKPINMGANINTADDEYLPVATADESMLIFTRKINKNEDFYKSLKVNGKWDTATYLSNRINTDQYNEGAQSISQDGKYLFFTGCNRPDGRGRCDIYIAQKRGDDWGKPFDLSPPINTPGWESQPSISADGRTLYFVSNKKGGYGGYDIWKSSLTDKGWGEPENMGPNINTSYDEQSPFIHADDSTFYFCSNGWPGLGNKDLFVSRLGKDGKWQKPQNLGYPINTNGDENGLTLTAYGNYAFFASDNLNGFGGYDIYTFELPASLRPHIVTYVKGNVNDIKTHEPLEAAVEIIDLQNNTPVYQDYSSANEGDFLATITSGKNYGLNISKSGYLFYSDNFSLVGYKEQKPFHIKALLSPIEIGNKVILKNIFFDTNKFDLQSDSKAELLKLVEFLNVNPTVHIEISGHTDNVGAVQFNQTLSENRAKSVYQYLVTNGIPAARLVYKGYGETQPIAPNTTDENKAKNRRTEFMIIAK from the coding sequence ATGAGAATTATAACTGTCTTCGCGTTGTTTTTGTTCATTTCTGCTACTGCATGGTCTCAGCAAAGACAATACTCTACCAAAAATAGTGAGGCAATAAAATATTTTGCCCAGGCTGGTCAAAACCTGGATGAGCATTATTACGATGATGCTATCGAAAACCTGCAAAAGGCTATTGCGGAAGATTCGAAGTTTGTGGAGGCCCATGCTCAGCTTGCCGATGTATTAAAGATGCGGCACCTTTATAAGCAGGCAATTGAGGAATATCTTAAAGTTATACAGTTAAATCCTGAATTTAACCGCTCCATTTACCTGCGAATTGGTGAAACAGAAATTTTTGAAGCTAAATACCCACAGGCGCAACAGCACCTGGAAAAATACCTTACCTATCCTGATTTAACGCCTCAAAATAATGCATTGGCTCAAAAACTTATAGCCGATACAAAATTCAGCATACAGGCTTTACAACATCCCGTGCCATTTAAGCCAATTAATATGGGCGCTAATATCAACACTGCTGATGATGAGTACCTCCCGGTGGCTACAGCCGATGAAAGCATGCTTATTTTTACCCGTAAAATAAATAAAAACGAAGACTTTTATAAAAGCCTTAAAGTAAACGGCAAATGGGATACGGCTACGTACCTGAGCAACCGCATTAACACCGATCAATACAATGAGGGGGCGCAATCCATATCGCAGGATGGTAAATACCTTTTTTTTACCGGCTGTAATCGCCCCGACGGCCGTGGCCGTTGTGATATTTATATTGCACAAAAAAGGGGAGATGATTGGGGCAAACCCTTCGACCTGAGTCCGCCCATAAATACACCAGGATGGGAATCACAACCATCTATCAGTGCCGACGGGCGTACACTTTATTTTGTAAGCAATAAAAAAGGTGGGTATGGCGGGTACGATATATGGAAATCGTCGCTAACAGATAAAGGCTGGGGCGAACCGGAAAATATGGGGCCCAATATCAATACCTCCTATGACGAGCAATCACCGTTTATTCATGCTGATGACAGTACCTTTTATTTTTGCTCGAACGGCTGGCCGGGCTTAGGCAACAAAGATTTGTTTGTAAGCAGGCTTGGCAAAGATGGCAAGTGGCAAAAGCCTCAAAACCTGGGCTACCCTATTAATACCAACGGCGATGAAAACGGACTTACGCTTACCGCTTACGGTAACTACGCCTTTTTTGCCTCAGATAACCTTAATGGCTTTGGGGGATATGATATTTATACTTTTGAACTCCCTGCAAGCTTAAGGCCTCATATTGTAACTTATGTAAAAGGCAACGTAAATGATATAAAAACCCATGAACCGCTGGAAGCCGCCGTTGAGATCATCGATCTGCAAAACAATACCCCTGTTTACCAGGATTACAGCAGTGCCAATGAAGGCGACTTTTTGGCTACCATAACATCGGGCAAAAATTACGGATTGAATATTTCAAAAAGCGGCTATTTGTTTTATTCGGATAATTTCTCGCTGGTTGGTTACAAAGAGCAAAAGCCTTTTCATATTAAAGCATTATTATCCCCCATCGAAATTGGCAATAAGGTAATTCTGAAAAATATTTTCTTTGATACAAACAAATTCGACCTACAGAGCGATTCAAAAGCAGAACTATTAAAGCTTGTTGAATTCTTAAACGTAAACCCAACTGTGCATATCGAAATATCGGGCCATACAGATAACGTTGGCGCGGTTCAGTTTAATCAAACACTATCAGAAAACCGGGCGAAATCGGTTTACCAATATCTTGTTACTAACGGTATACCAGCTGCCCGCCTTGTTTATAAAGGTTATGGCGAAACCCAGCCGATTGCGCCAAATACCACCGACGAAAATAAGGCCAAAAACAGGCGCACTGAGTTTATGATTATCGCGAAATAA
- the lepA gene encoding translation elongation factor 4, whose amino-acid sequence MEHIRNFCIIAHIDHGKSTLADRLLEYTNTITQRESQAQLLDDMDLERERGITIKSHAIQMDYELNGQKYILNLIDTPGHVDFSYEVSRSIAACEGALLIVDAAQGIQAQTISNLYLALENDLEIIPVLNKMDLPGAMPEEVKDQIVDLIGCKREEILAASGKTGMGVHDILRAIVERVPAPVGDPKAPLQALIFDSVFNSFRGIIAYFKVVNGEIRKGEKVKFVATEKQYLADEVGTLKLRPLAKDVIKTGDVGYIISGIKEAREVKVGDTITHVDRPCEIGIQGFEEVKPMVFAGIYPVDTEDYEELRESMAKLQLNDASLVFEPESSAALGFGFRCGFLGMLHMEIIQERLEREFNMTVITTVPNVSYIAHTTKGEPIIVNNPSDLPDPSKIDFVEEPYIKATIITKSEFVGPVMSLCIQKRGSITNQSYLTSDRVELVFEMPMGEIVFDFYDKLKTISKGYASFDYHQIGYRQSDLVRLDIRLNAEPVDALSSLIFRGNSYDFGKKICEKLKELLPRQQFEIIIQASIGAKIIARETVKALRKDVTAKCYGGDISRKRKLLEKQKKGKKRMRQVGNVEIPQSAFMAVLKLD is encoded by the coding sequence ATGGAGCATATTCGTAATTTTTGTATCATCGCGCACATCGACCACGGCAAAAGCACACTTGCCGATAGGTTATTAGAATACACTAACACTATAACCCAACGCGAATCGCAGGCACAATTGCTTGACGATATGGATTTGGAACGCGAGCGGGGTATTACTATAAAAAGCCATGCCATCCAAATGGATTATGAGCTTAACGGGCAAAAATATATCCTTAACCTGATAGACACACCCGGCCACGTAGATTTTTCATACGAAGTATCACGTTCGATAGCTGCCTGCGAGGGCGCTTTGCTTATTGTTGATGCGGCACAAGGCATCCAGGCGCAAACCATATCCAACTTGTACCTTGCTTTGGAAAACGACCTGGAGATTATCCCGGTGCTTAATAAAATGGATCTTCCCGGCGCCATGCCCGAGGAGGTTAAAGACCAGATTGTTGACCTGATTGGATGTAAGCGAGAAGAAATTCTCGCTGCCTCGGGCAAAACCGGAATGGGCGTTCATGACATATTGCGAGCTATTGTTGAGCGTGTACCTGCTCCCGTTGGCGACCCTAAAGCACCTTTACAGGCTTTGATTTTCGATTCGGTATTCAACTCGTTCCGTGGTATCATCGCCTATTTTAAAGTAGTTAACGGCGAGATAAGGAAAGGCGAAAAAGTAAAATTCGTAGCTACCGAGAAGCAGTACCTGGCCGATGAGGTAGGCACGCTAAAACTTCGGCCGCTTGCTAAAGATGTTATAAAAACCGGTGATGTAGGCTATATTATATCAGGAATTAAGGAAGCAAGAGAAGTTAAAGTAGGCGATACCATTACCCATGTTGACAGGCCCTGCGAGATTGGAATTCAAGGTTTTGAAGAAGTAAAGCCAATGGTATTTGCCGGTATCTACCCGGTTGATACCGAAGATTATGAAGAACTGCGCGAATCTATGGCCAAATTGCAGCTTAATGATGCTTCCCTTGTGTTTGAACCAGAATCGTCTGCAGCTTTAGGCTTCGGCTTTCGTTGCGGATTTTTGGGCATGCTGCACATGGAGATTATCCAGGAGCGGTTAGAGCGCGAGTTTAATATGACGGTAATTACTACCGTACCTAACGTATCTTATATTGCCCATACTACCAAAGGCGAGCCAATTATAGTAAACAATCCATCTGACCTTCCCGATCCAAGTAAAATTGATTTTGTTGAAGAGCCCTATATTAAGGCCACAATTATCACCAAATCTGAATTTGTTGGGCCGGTAATGTCGTTATGTATTCAAAAAAGAGGTAGTATCACCAACCAGTCATACTTAACATCTGACCGGGTTGAGCTGGTATTTGAGATGCCGATGGGCGAGATCGTTTTTGACTTTTATGATAAGCTAAAAACGATATCAAAGGGTTATGCATCTTTTGACTATCACCAGATAGGCTATCGCCAGTCGGATCTTGTACGTTTGGATATTCGTTTAAATGCCGAACCTGTTGATGCTTTATCATCACTAATATTCAGGGGTAACTCTTATGATTTTGGTAAAAAGATTTGCGAAAAGTTGAAGGAACTTTTACCCCGCCAGCAATTTGAAATCATAATCCAGGCTTCTATAGGCGCCAAGATCATTGCCCGCGAAACAGTTAAAGCTTTGCGTAAAGATGTTACCGCCAAATGTTACGGTGGTGACATTTCCCGTAAACGTAAACTATTGGAAAAACAGAAAAAAGGTAAAAAACGCATGCGCCAGGTAGGTAACGTAGAGATACCACAATCGGCGTTTATGGCGGTTTTGAAACTTGATTAA
- a CDS encoding bifunctional 5,10-methylenetetrahydrofolate dehydrogenase/5,10-methenyltetrahydrofolate cyclohydrolase → MQLLDGKYVSEKLKVEIAEAAAKILAETGRQPHLVAVLVGHDGGSETYVASKIKNCEKVGFKSTLVRFEDTVTEDELLKKVEELNADADIDGIIVQLPLPKHIDPEKVTERIDHRKDVDGFHPVNLGRMQRNLPSFIPATPYGITLMLKEYGIETAGKHCVVVGRSNIVGSPMSILMARNTTPGNCTVTICHSRTPDIKKFTLDADILIVAIGKKNFITADMVKDGVVVIDVGMNRETSALTKSGFKLYGDVDFENVAPKASWITPVPGGVGLMTIIGLLKNTLSSANKEVYS, encoded by the coding sequence ATGCAGTTACTCGACGGAAAATACGTATCAGAAAAACTTAAGGTTGAAATTGCCGAAGCGGCAGCTAAAATTTTGGCCGAAACTGGTAGACAGCCACATTTGGTTGCAGTTTTGGTTGGCCATGATGGCGGCAGCGAAACTTATGTAGCCAGTAAAATTAAAAATTGCGAAAAGGTTGGTTTTAAATCCACCCTTGTGCGCTTTGAGGATACGGTTACCGAAGATGAGTTGTTAAAAAAAGTAGAAGAATTGAATGCCGATGCGGATATAGATGGTATTATTGTACAGCTCCCCTTGCCCAAACACATTGATCCCGAGAAAGTAACAGAACGTATCGACCACAGGAAAGATGTGGATGGATTTCACCCGGTTAATCTTGGTCGGATGCAGCGCAACCTGCCATCATTTATCCCGGCTACACCGTATGGCATCACATTAATGCTGAAAGAATATGGCATTGAAACCGCCGGTAAGCATTGCGTAGTTGTTGGTCGTAGTAACATAGTTGGCTCGCCTATGAGCATCTTAATGGCGCGGAATACTACACCCGGCAATTGCACAGTTACCATTTGCCATAGTCGTACCCCGGATATTAAAAAATTCACCTTAGATGCCGACATTTTAATTGTAGCCATCGGCAAAAAGAATTTCATTACTGCCGATATGGTAAAAGATGGTGTTGTAGTTATTGATGTAGGCATGAACCGCGAAACTTCAGCCCTTACAAAATCTGGCTTCAAGCTTTACGGCGATGTTGATTTTGAAAATGTGGCCCCCAAAGCATCATGGATCACCCCTGTACCAGGTGGCGTTGGCTTAATGACCATTATTGGATTATTGAAGAACACTTTATCTTCGGCCAATAAAGAAGTGTATAGTTAG
- a CDS encoding Rieske (2Fe-2S) protein codes for MNWYKIAEIKNTLEPFIKKVKAGNRSICLVGFEGKIYATAINCPHAGFDLSQGLCVKGKIVCPYHRYTYNLTTGKGGEGQNDFLETYAVDIRGDDIYVGINSFWDKVRQAFK; via the coding sequence ATGAACTGGTATAAAATCGCCGAAATAAAAAATACACTTGAGCCATTCATCAAAAAAGTTAAAGCCGGAAATAGAAGCATTTGCCTGGTAGGGTTTGAGGGAAAGATTTACGCAACTGCAATTAACTGCCCGCATGCCGGGTTTGACCTAAGCCAGGGTTTGTGTGTTAAAGGGAAGATTGTTTGCCCTTATCATCGTTACACCTATAACCTAACCACAGGCAAGGGCGGGGAGGGGCAGAATGATTTTTTGGAAACCTATGCTGTAGATATAAGGGGCGACGATATCTACGTTGGTATTAATTCTTTTTGGGATAAGGTGAGGCAGGCGTTTAAGTGA
- a CDS encoding carbohydrate-binding protein, with translation MKTILLSLFGIAFFCCASTFQLPDGGKPWQNKMQKLPGRLECEFYNTGGEGVAYHDSDSTNNGSGRLNPANGTFLNEFRMQEGVDISYTKAHDHIDDNPYNKVPRDMNKFYVGWTQPGEWINYTVKVSKSGTYTIGVLYTSNGDGAISIDVDGKDATAPMKIASTHDNQDTTAWRQWHHWNASDSIGSITLTKGIHVLKLHIVANGNMNLDYLNFK, from the coding sequence ATGAAAACCATTTTATTGTCCCTATTCGGTATAGCATTTTTTTGCTGTGCCTCTACATTTCAATTGCCTGATGGAGGCAAACCCTGGCAAAATAAAATGCAGAAGCTACCCGGCAGGCTGGAGTGCGAATTTTATAATACCGGTGGCGAAGGCGTAGCCTATCATGACAGCGACAGCACCAATAACGGCAGTGGCAGGCTTAACCCAGCCAACGGAACTTTTTTAAATGAGTTCAGGATGCAGGAGGGCGTTGATATCTCGTACACCAAAGCACACGACCATATTGACGATAATCCGTACAACAAAGTGCCGCGCGACATGAACAAATTTTATGTTGGCTGGACACAACCCGGCGAGTGGATCAACTACACCGTTAAGGTAAGCAAATCAGGAACTTATACTATCGGCGTTTTATATACATCAAATGGCGATGGGGCTATCTCTATAGATGTTGATGGTAAAGATGCTACCGCGCCTATGAAAATAGCATCAACCCACGATAATCAGGATACTACTGCGTGGCGGCAATGGCATCATTGGAACGCGTCAGACTCCATCGGCTCAATTACTTTAACAAAAGGCATACATGTGCTAAAACTTCACATTGTTGCTAATGGTAATATGAACCTGGATTATCTGAATTTTAAATAA
- the rpmA gene encoding 50S ribosomal protein L27, translated as MAHKKGAGSSRNGRESHSKRLGIKIFGGQPAIAGNIIVRQRGTKHNPGVNVGIGRDHTLFALAEGIVVFRKKADNRSYVSVVPATEAVAEVAAAPAVVEAAPVAEEAPKAKKAAAPKAKKADTEEAAAE; from the coding sequence ATGGCACACAAAAAAGGGGCCGGTAGTTCCAGAAACGGCCGCGAGTCGCATAGCAAACGTTTAGGTATCAAAATTTTCGGTGGTCAGCCAGCAATTGCAGGTAACATCATCGTTCGTCAGCGTGGTACTAAACACAACCCAGGCGTTAATGTAGGTATCGGCAGAGATCATACTTTATTCGCTTTAGCCGAAGGTATTGTAGTTTTCCGCAAAAAAGCTGATAACCGTTCATACGTTTCAGTTGTTCCGGCTACAGAAGCAGTTGCCGAAGTAGCAGCAGCGCCAGCGGTAGTTGAAGCAGCACCTGTTGCAGAAGAAGCTCCAAAAGCAAAGAAAGCAGCAGCACCAAAAGCTAAAAAAGCTGATACTGAAGAAGCAGCAGCTGAGTAA
- the rplU gene encoding 50S ribosomal protein L21 codes for MYAIVSIAGQQFKVAKDQQIFVHRLQGDEGASIEFDSVLLAENEGSFKLGSDLKGAKVSAKIVSHLKGDKVIVFKKKRRKGYKKKNGHRQQFTKIEITGITL; via the coding sequence ATGTACGCAATAGTAAGTATAGCAGGACAGCAATTTAAGGTTGCAAAAGACCAGCAGATCTTTGTACACAGGTTACAAGGTGACGAGGGCGCTAGTATTGAATTTGACAGTGTATTGTTAGCAGAAAACGAAGGTTCATTCAAATTAGGTTCTGATTTGAAAGGCGCTAAAGTATCGGCTAAGATCGTGTCTCATTTAAAAGGTGATAAAGTAATCGTTTTCAAAAAGAAACGCAGAAAAGGTTACAAAAAGAAAAACGGTCACCGTCAGCAATTTACCAAGATCGAGATCACCGGTATAACATTATAA
- a CDS encoding HAD family hydrolase: protein MKKAIILDLDNTIYPVSSISGNLFEAVFGFVDTLAEEIGAEEIEKAKAEMQRRPYQQVAEKFNFSETAKNKGLDLLKDLEYALPMRPYEEYKYISETPIDKYLVTTGFTKLQWSKIRLLGIEADFKGIYIVDPQISSETKKDIFTMIMSNNNYRPEELLVIGDDPESEIKAAGSLGIDTFLFDPEDRHADAVVTHSSKSLKDAVLVFM, encoded by the coding sequence ATGAAAAAGGCTATCATATTAGATCTGGATAATACCATTTACCCTGTAAGTTCAATTTCCGGCAATCTTTTCGAAGCGGTTTTTGGCTTTGTTGATACTTTGGCCGAGGAGATTGGTGCCGAGGAAATTGAAAAGGCAAAAGCAGAAATGCAGCGCCGCCCCTACCAGCAGGTGGCCGAAAAATTCAACTTCAGCGAAACGGCAAAAAATAAAGGACTCGATTTACTTAAAGATCTGGAGTATGCCCTCCCGATGCGGCCTTACGAAGAGTATAAATACATTAGTGAAACCCCAATAGATAAATACCTGGTAACTACCGGCTTTACCAAACTGCAATGGAGCAAAATACGACTGTTAGGCATCGAAGCCGATTTCAAAGGAATCTATATTGTCGACCCGCAAATATCCTCAGAAACAAAAAAGGATATTTTTACGATGATTATGAGCAATAACAATTATCGGCCAGAAGAGTTGTTGGTTATTGGTGATGATCCCGAATCAGAAATAAAGGCGGCTGGCTCATTAGGTATCGATACATTTTTATTTGACCCGGAAGACAGGCATGCTGATGCGGTAGTTACCCATTCATCGAAAAGCCTTAAGGATGCAGTACTTGTATTTATGTAA